Proteins co-encoded in one Uloborus diversus isolate 005 chromosome 9, Udiv.v.3.1, whole genome shotgun sequence genomic window:
- the LOC129230299 gene encoding uncharacterized protein LOC129230299: MAKRKALSFDEKLKIIQQYDEKKGVTNKQQFANEIGIPVSTLKTLLKKREEIESSAFSGISKRRRVRKGKNEDLEEVLYQWFQQARGNNLPINGPIMTEKANEIAKGLGINDFSGSAGWLDRFRKRYGIKYRQISGEAEAADDDNIAPWIENLLPNLLKDYAPEDVYNADEFGLFFKLMPDKSLVLKDEKCHGVLKQKYRKKLVQRYLREIESGEDSSCKINVLDAIHYVSAAWDEIAPDVIRNCFRKAHFESKSNENDLNVADFLDIEFEEQYPGYCSVDDDLPITETLEIQDMIDMAKDGEFEVDNEEEEEDEPPQLPSFISACDSVSVLRQALSSTENSEAMLRELNRIESFIIRNFRKPTSYDGGKQLLMENFLTKK; the protein is encoded by the exons ATGGCTAAAAGAAAAGCTCTTAGTTTcgatgagaaattaaaaattatacagcAGTATGATGAGAAAAAAGGAGTTACGAATAAGCAGCAATTTGCAAATGAAATAGGAATACCTGTATCtacattaaaaactttattaaaaaaacggGAAGAAATTGAATCCAGCGCCTTTTCAGGCATCAGTAAAAGACGGAGGGTACGTAAAGGCAAAAATGAGGATTTAGAAGAAGTGCTGTACCAATGGTTCCAGCAAGCTCGAGGAAATAACTTGCCGATCAATGGACCCATTATGACGGAAAAAGCCAACGAAATAGCCAAAGGCTTGGGCATAAATGATTTCTCTGGATCAGCTGGTTGGCTGGATCGATTTCGAAAAAGATATGGCATTAAATATCGTCAAATTAGTGGTGAAGCCGAAGCCGCAGACGACGACAACATTGCTCCCTGGATAGAAAATCTCCTCCCTAATCTACTAAAAGACTATGCACCTGAGGACGTATATAACGCTGATGAatttggattattttttaaattaatgccagACAAATCCTtagttttaaaagatgaaaagtgCCACGGAG TTTTGAAGCAGAAATACCGTAAAAAGCTGGTACAGCGTTACTTACGTGAAATTGAATCAGGAGAGGACTCTTCCTGTAAAATAAATGTGTTGGATGCTATCCATTATGTTTCGGCTGCGTGGGATGAGATCGCGCCAGATGTGATAAGAAATTGCTTTCGAAAAGCGCATTTTGAGAGCAAATCTAATGAAAATGACCTGAATGTTGCGGATTTTCTGGACATCGAATTTGAGGAACAGTATCCTGGATATTGTTCAGTTGATGATGATTTGCCTATCACGGAAACTCTAGAAATTCAGGATATGATTGACATGGCGAAAG ATGGAGAATTCGAGGTTGATAATGAGGAAGAGGAAGAAGATGAACCTCCCCAACTTCCCTCTTTTATTAGCGCCTGCGATTCCGTAAGCGTTTTGCGGCAGGCGCTCTCTTCTACCGAAAACTCGGAAGCGATGCTGAGAGAACTTAACAGGattgaaagttttataataagaaatttTAGGAAACCAACTTCTTATGATGGAGGAAAGCAACTCCTTATGGagaattttcttacaaaaaaataa